The following coding sequences lie in one Thermosulfuriphilus ammonigenes genomic window:
- a CDS encoding dimethylsulfonioproprionate lyase family protein produces the protein MAYFFTAEEIRFQDHPKFAGVKLALLIDAQKSPAMSVSILDISPEVEIPIHTHETQADSIYVLEGEGVAYVNGTWQSIGPGDYILVPPGEEHAVKNTGAGSLRLFIVHSPPLY, from the coding sequence ATGGCCTACTTCTTTACTGCTGAGGAGATCCGTTTTCAGGACCATCCCAAGTTCGCCGGGGTCAAATTAGCCCTGCTCATCGATGCTCAGAAAAGCCCCGCGATGAGTGTCTCCATTTTGGATATTTCACCGGAGGTAGAAATTCCGATTCACACCCATGAAACCCAGGCCGATTCTATCTATGTGCTGGAGGGAGAGGGAGTGGCCTATGTCAACGGCACCTGGCAATCTATAGGGCCGGGAGACTACATCCTCGTTCCTCCCGGGGAAGAGCACGCGGTCAAGAACACCGGGGCCGGGAGCTTACGTCTTTTTATCGTCCACAGCCCTCCCCTTTATTGA
- a CDS encoding WD40 repeat domain-containing protein: MLISIWLSQVLFSGAVAGENFSPRVPGISLLFRIPLEDVSFYVRAGHLPDAFLAFSPDGGLLAVGTFLGRLIVTSTKDGRILWQKRIPEAMVKRVAFSQDGRTIYFGEQSPDGFIYAVSATDGHPRWRFRLADDLLPGTPPEKGDIYGIYRQPGCYRLKVLEDGDLLVLGIHSWPDKKRGYWRRLSRVYRLSPSGRLRWAWPREGPAELSLIYADSDKKGLRVAVVSTLPSDQLPPEYPYTPGTIYVLDGQRGKEVGRYRIPPLRPYYDRVSVWESVAVDPQGEFAVVATSDGRGFIIDLKKIKPSKILALGTPIMVGGLPVSAMSSYSLISPRREIYFQTDTSSIPYGLNVSGNRPAGPHPNANTIWAVNPRGHILWRFSAPFRFQGLASDARGKVLATAAGASARGREASHQYGVFVFKTTRPGGGLEKLIGYYPTRGPVFFHLALSPDGNLLALCETPYLDELGRQIGSYQVHVLKIKGQLKEARR; the protein is encoded by the coding sequence TTGCTGATCTCTATCTGGCTCTCCCAGGTCCTCTTCTCCGGAGCCGTAGCCGGAGAGAACTTCTCCCCCAGGGTTCCGGGGATCTCCCTTCTCTTCCGCATTCCCCTTGAGGACGTCTCTTTCTATGTCCGGGCCGGACACCTCCCGGATGCCTTTCTGGCCTTCTCCCCCGATGGAGGTCTTCTGGCCGTAGGAACCTTCCTTGGCCGACTCATTGTTACCAGCACTAAAGACGGACGCATTCTTTGGCAAAAAAGGATCCCCGAGGCCATGGTCAAAAGGGTGGCCTTCTCTCAGGACGGGAGGACCATCTACTTTGGGGAGCAGAGCCCCGATGGCTTCATATATGCCGTCTCGGCCACTGACGGCCATCCCCGGTGGCGCTTCCGCCTGGCAGACGATCTTCTCCCAGGAACCCCTCCAGAAAAAGGAGACATCTACGGTATCTACCGCCAGCCCGGATGCTATCGGCTAAAAGTCCTTGAGGACGGTGACCTCCTGGTCCTGGGGATTCACTCCTGGCCAGACAAAAAAAGAGGCTACTGGCGACGTCTTTCGAGGGTCTATCGCCTTAGCCCCAGCGGGCGCCTACGCTGGGCCTGGCCCCGGGAAGGGCCGGCTGAGCTTTCCCTTATCTACGCCGACTCCGATAAAAAGGGCCTGAGAGTCGCCGTGGTTTCCACCCTGCCTTCTGATCAGCTACCTCCTGAGTATCCTTACACACCGGGGACCATCTATGTCCTTGATGGCCAAAGGGGGAAAGAGGTGGGGCGTTATCGGATTCCGCCCCTTCGTCCCTACTATGATCGGGTTTCAGTCTGGGAATCAGTGGCCGTTGATCCTCAGGGGGAATTTGCCGTAGTAGCCACCTCAGACGGTCGCGGTTTTATCATCGACTTAAAAAAGATAAAACCCTCTAAGATCTTGGCCTTAGGGACCCCGATCATGGTAGGAGGGCTTCCGGTGTCAGCCATGTCCAGTTACAGTCTTATCTCTCCCCGACGAGAGATTTACTTCCAGACCGACACCTCAAGCATTCCCTATGGGCTGAATGTCTCTGGCAACCGACCGGCTGGCCCCCATCCCAACGCCAATACCATCTGGGCGGTAAACCCCCGCGGCCACATTCTCTGGCGTTTTTCCGCCCCTTTTCGGTTCCAGGGCCTGGCCAGCGACGCGCGGGGAAAGGTTCTGGCCACGGCGGCCGGGGCTTCGGCCAGAGGCCGAGAGGCCAGCCACCAGTACGGGGTTTTCGTCTTTAAAACCACCAGACCTGGCGGTGGTTTAGAGAAGCTTATTGGCTACTATCCCACCAGAGGACCGGTCTTTTTCCATCTGGCCCTCTCTCCCGACGGAAACCTCCTGGCCCTCTGCGAGACCCCTTATCTCGATGAACTAGGAAGACAGATTGGCAGCTATCAGGTCCATGTGCTAAAGATAAAAGGCCAGCTTAAAGAAGCCAGGAGGTAA
- a CDS encoding energy-coupling factor transporter transmembrane component T, whose protein sequence is MLKDLDPRTKLFFTLSVSLLAISLDQPFSLGLLATVATGAFLLARPSWPRIRLALIFIFFTVWGLMFSQGLFYQRFPRTVILTLMPPVEIAGLHIGGLYIYKQGVFYGLIQSLRFISGLMAGLALCLSTPPDRLFWGLVGLRIPYGLSFLAVMAIRFLPVVSEEMANVRAAMRLKGYRPLARGLKKTLITELQVILPVMAGAVRRSREVAEALLTRGFDPLAPRNSYRRLTWRPGEVAASVGLLVFAGGVAGLKILFWLYQQEILYLTSLRPFYALVRFYL, encoded by the coding sequence ATGCTTAAAGATCTCGACCCTCGAACAAAACTCTTCTTCACCCTTTCGGTCTCTTTGCTGGCCATAAGTTTGGATCAGCCCTTTAGCCTCGGTCTTTTGGCCACAGTGGCCACCGGAGCCTTTCTTCTGGCCCGCCCTAGCTGGCCCCGGATAAGATTGGCCCTAATCTTTATTTTTTTCACCGTCTGGGGGCTTATGTTCAGTCAGGGGCTCTTTTATCAGCGTTTTCCCCGGACGGTTATCCTGACCCTCATGCCGCCGGTTGAGATCGCCGGTTTACATATCGGAGGGCTGTACATCTATAAGCAGGGAGTGTTTTACGGACTGATCCAGTCACTTAGATTCATAAGCGGCCTTATGGCCGGACTGGCCCTGTGTCTCTCCACTCCTCCCGACCGTCTCTTCTGGGGGCTGGTGGGGCTCCGCATTCCTTATGGTCTCTCCTTTCTGGCCGTTATGGCCATAAGATTTTTACCTGTAGTCTCAGAAGAGATGGCCAATGTCCGGGCAGCAATGAGGCTTAAGGGTTATCGCCCCCTGGCCCGAGGCCTTAAAAAAACCCTGATCACCGAGCTTCAGGTAATTCTGCCCGTGATGGCCGGGGCGGTCAGGCGCTCAAGGGAGGTGGCTGAGGCCCTGCTGACGCGGGGCTTTGATCCTTTGGCTCCCCGAAATAGCTACCGACGCCTTACCTGGAGGCCGGGAGAGGTGGCCGCCAGTGTGGGGCTTTTAGTCTTCGCCGGGGGAGTGGCCGGTCTGAAGATACTTTTTTGGCTCTATCAGCAGGAAATTCTCTATCTTACCTCTCTAAGACCTTTTTATGCCCTGGTGAGGTTCTACCTTTGA